CTGGTAAGCCTCCCTTTTCGTCTCTTGCGGTTACTTTCTATTTGTATTGTAGTTTCGCGCCGAGTCCCGAGGTAGTGGACGCTATTTACTTTGGGTATCTTTCGTTTACTTGTTTGCCGTTCGTCAACTCGACGTTCGATTGCGGTATTCCTGCGGCGTGCAGCCGACGCTCTTCTTGAAGAAACGGAAGAAATAATGCGGATCCGTAAAACCGAGCATCTCCGAGATTTCGTGCATTTTGTAATTTGTCGTTTGCAGCAATTGTTTCCCGCGCTCGATTTTCGTCTCCTGAATGTAATCCGAAAGACCTTTCCCGCAGGTTTGCTTATACCATCGGGACAAATACGAAGGGTTTAACGACACTTCCCTCGCGATTCGCGATAAAGAGAGATCCCCATGAAGATGATTCTGAATGTAATAATGAATTAAACCGATGAGATTCGATTCTTCCCTCTTGACGTTGTCGCAGCGTACGCTCTGCACCCATTCGAACAGCGATTGGAAAAACGCGACGACTTCCACCCAAGGCGTCTTCACGTTGAACTCCAACATGGCGAGCAAGTTCGCTTGCGAAATCGCGAGATCCTTCATGCCAAGCTCCTCCAGGCTGACAAGGCAATGCTTGCATAACGCTTGCAGCACGACCAAGCGGTCGAACGGATCGTTCGGTCCTTCCTCCGGAAACAGGGCGATGAGTTTCCTGTAAAACTCGGACCATTCCCCCCCGCCTTCCTCCAGCAAGCTTTGCTGTAATTTTTCCAGCACGTAGCGCGCCGACAACCTGCCGAACTGCTCCGCGTCCGCCCGATCGCCGTCCTCTTCCTCGCGCACGATCGTGAGACGCTCCGCTCCTCTCGATTTTCCGTTCAAGATAGCTAGGCGCAGACGCTGCGTTTCCCGCGCAATATTTTCGAAAGGGAAAAATGTCCCGCTGGCCGCCACGGACAGCGAGAGGCCGAACAAATCGCGGCAAACCTGCTGCACCGTCTCCAAGGTTCCATGCGTGAAATTCACCGTGAGCTCTTCCCGTTTGACAGCCCCGAAGAACGGTTGATCGATCGGTTGAATGAGCGCAAGCAGCGAGTTGCCGTCGTACTGCACGCATTTCACGACGGCTCTCGTGCCGAGCAGCTCTTCCGTAATGTTGCCGATGCCAAACAGCATCAAATCCCGTTCGTAACCCGGCTTGTACTTCCCCCATTCCTCGACGAACAGCGAGATGAGGAGAAGAGGTTCTGCCGCCTTGAAAGGGAGCTTCAATGCGTCTAACTCGTTCTGAACGCTCCGAAAAGACGACTTTTCCGTCCTCCGCACCAAATCCAGCACCAGCTGCCTCTGCAGCTGCGCGATCGCTCTCGGAAGCTCCCGATACAACCACTCCTGTTGGTGATAGACCGACAGCTCGTCCTTGACGATACTCAACGCGCGGTTTACCGCCGGCCCGATCGTATCCATGCCTTCGGTTTTCAGAATATAGTCCGTTACGCATGCGCTGCGCAACGCTTTATGAGCGTATTCGAACTCGTCATGCCCCGTCAGCAAAATGACCTTGCACCGAGGCCACTGCTTCTCGATCCGGTCGAGCAATTCCATGCCGTCCATGCCGGGCATGTGAATATCGCTCAGCACGACGTCGATCTTAATGGAATTCAGCCAAGAGAGCGCCTCCGTTGCGGAAAAAGCGGTTACAATTTCAACATCGGGCAGCTTCCTTTTCATGAAATA
The nucleotide sequence above comes from Paenibacillus sp.. Encoded proteins:
- a CDS encoding response regulator transcription factor gives rise to the protein MYRLMIVDDEPIIVNGLHEYFMKRKLPDVEIVTAFSATEALSWLNSIKIDVVLSDIHMPGMDGMELLDRIEKQWPRCKVILLTGHDEFEYAHKALRSACVTDYILKTEGMDTIGPAVNRALSIVKDELSVYHQQEWLYRELPRAIAQLQRQLVLDLVRRTEKSSFRSVQNELDALKLPFKAAEPLLLISLFVEEWGKYKPGYERDLMLFGIGNITEELLGTRAVVKCVQYDGNSLLALIQPIDQPFFGAVKREELTVNFTHGTLETVQQVCRDLFGLSLSVAASGTFFPFENIARETQRLRLAILNGKSRGAERLTIVREEEDGDRADAEQFGRLSARYVLEKLQQSLLEEGGGEWSEFYRKLIALFPEEGPNDPFDRLVVLQALCKHCLVSLEELGMKDLAISQANLLAMLEFNVKTPWVEVVAFFQSLFEWVQSVRCDNVKREESNLIGLIHYYIQNHLHGDLSLSRIAREVSLNPSYLSRWYKQTCGKGLSDYIQETKIERGKQLLQTTNYKMHEISEMLGFTDPHYFFRFFKKSVGCTPQEYRNRTSS